The nucleotide sequence ACCCGCCCCGGCCCGTACCTTAGTGGCTGAGGTAAGCGACCTCAAGGCCCGAAGGGTGGACTACCTGCTCCTCCCCGACCTTCAGCTTGGGGTGGATAGCTCCCGTGCCGAGGGCCAGTCCCCCTGGCTGGTGGACCTCGAGGCGGCCCTCTCCCGCTTTATACCGGGTATGCCCCCGAGGCTGGTAGTGCCCGCCGAGCTAAACCCCGATCTGCTGGGGCTGGCTGCCGAGATCGGGCAAGGGCTTACTCGCAACCCCATGATCACCCGGCGAGTCCTGGAGCGGACCAAGTACCTCCTAAACCTCGAGCCGCCCAGGGTGAAGAACCCCTCCGGCGGGCGGGCGGTGGGGGTGGTGGCCCAGCCCTACGTACTTTGCGACCCCGAGAACCGCCATCGGCTGCTGGAGGGGCTCGAGGGGGCGGGGCTCACCCCCTTCTTCGCCGACCTTCCCCCGGCTAAGCTGCGCGAGGAAGGCCGCCAGGTGGCCGAACTAGACCTCCCTACCCACCTGGAGGCCGCCGGGATGCTGCGCTACCTCTCCCGCCTGGGCCGGGTGGGCGGGCTGGTGTTGCTGGCGGATGAGGAATATGCCCCCTTGCCGTCGGCGGTGCGTAAATGGGCGGGCAAAGGGGTCAAGCCTTGGCGACTGGTGGGACTTTCGGAGGATTGGCGTCCTGCGTTTGCCGCCCTGGCCGCTGAGCTGTCCTCCTGACCTTGGGCCCCGGGGCTAAAGGTGCTAATGTGGTGGGGGATGAGAACTGACCAGTCAGTATTGGCCTCGCTGTATGAGCTGACCCCCTATCTGCGGCGCTACGCCTGGCCATACATCGGCGGGATCATCGCTGGGGTGCTCTCGGTGGTGATGGGGGCGATCTCGCCCTATTTCTTGCGCCACGCGGTAGACGCCATTCGCCTAGAGCAAGACTATCGCCCTTGGGTGCTGGCGATGGTGGGGGTAGCCCTGTTGTCGGGAGTGTTTTCCTGGGCCAACCGCCAGCTTCTTGTAGTGGCGAGCCGCTACATCGAGCATGACCTCCGCATGGACCTCTTCCGCAAGGCCCTTTCTCTAGACGCTTATTTCTATGGCAAAAACCGCATCGGCGACCTCGTCAACAAGTTCAACACCGACCTCGGGGCGGTGCGCGAGATGCTGGGCGGGGGCATTAACATGGGCTCACGCCTGTTCATGTTCGTGGTATTTGCCGTAGTCTCGATGTACTTGGTAAACGTGCGGCTGGCGCTGGCGCTCTCGCTGGTCTTCCCGGCGATTTTCCTGATCATGCGCTATGTGCTGCGGTTGATCGACCGGCGTTACCGCGAAAGCCAGGAGGTCTTCGACCGGATCTCCACCAAGGCCCAGGAGAACTTCTCGGGTATCCGGGTGGTGAAGGGGTTTGCCCTCGAGCAACGCGAGCTCGAGGCCTTCCAAAAGCTCAACCGCGAATACATAGAAAAAAGCTTGGCCCTCACCCGGGTGGAGGGGCCCATGCGGGCCTTGATGGGCCTGCTGATCGGCATCGCTACCCTGATCGTGCTGGGAATGGGGGGCGGGATGGTGATCCGGGGAGAACTCACCGCCGGGCAGTTCGTGCAGTTCAACGCCTACGTGATGATGTTGGCTTGGCCGATTATCGGGCTGGGTTACACCATCGGCATCTTTCAGCGCGGAGCCACCAGCCAGCGCCGCCTCAAGCAGCTGTGGGACGAGCAACCGCGCATCAAAGAGGCGGGGGAGGGGCGCCGCCAGGCCCCCTCGAGCCTTTCCGGAGAGGTGCGCTTCGAGGGGGTGAGCCTCGAGCTGGGCGGGCGGAAGGTCCTCGATGAGATCACCCTGACCATTCCCGAGGGGACCACCCTGGGGATCACCGGGCGCACCGGGAGCGGCAAGACCCTGTTGGTGAGCTTGATCCCTCGGCTTCTGGACCCCACCCAGGGGCGGGTGCTGTTGGGAGGTTACGACGTGAAAGAACTCCCTTTGGCTACGCTGCGTCAGGCGGTGGGGATGGTCCCTCAAGAGCCCTTCCTCTTCTCCGATACGCTGGCGGAGAATATCGCCTTTGGCCTGGCCGAGGTGGACCGGGCCCGGGTGGAATGGGCCGCCAAGCTGGCCGGGGTTCACGAGGACATCGTGGGCTTCCCCCAGGGCTACGAGACCTCGTTGGGCGAGCGCGGGGTGACCCTCTCCGGAGGACAGCGGCAGCGCACCGCGTTGGCCCGTGCCCTGGCCAGGCGCCCTAAGGTGCTGATCCTCGACGACGCCATGAGCGCGGTGGATACCGAGACCGAAAGCCGCATCCTGAGCGGGCTCAAGACCGTGCTGGGGCAACAGACCACCCTCCTCATCGCCCACCGTACCAGCACCCTGCGCTATGCCGATTGGATCGTGGTGCTCGAGGGCGGGCGCATCGTTGAGGAGGGCACCCACGAGATGTTGTTGGAACAGGGTGGGCTCTACGCCGAGTTGGATCGGATACAGCGCTTGCAGGCGGAGGTCGAGTAGAGGTGGTCCCTAGTTTGTCGTGTACGGCTAGGCTCGAGAAGGGTTATCGGCGGTGCCTGTATGCATGAGGAAGAAGCCTTTCGCAAGTCGTTCGATGCCAAGCTGGCCCGGCGGATCCTGGTGTATGTGCGCCCATACTGGAAGCAGGTGGCTTGGGCGCTTTTTGCCTTGGTGATCAGCACCCTCACCGCCGCCTCCACCCCGCTTTTTCTCAAGTATGCCATTGATAACGCCATCGTTCCCCGGGAGGCGCTCGAGGCCGTCCAGCGCTATCGGGTACTCCTGGTAGTGGCGGGGCTATTCTTGCTGGTGCGGGCGGTGGACTTCATCGCCAACTACGCCCAGACCTACCTCATCGGTTGGGTTGGGCAGCACGTGTTGTATGATCTGCGCAGCGAGATCTTTGCCAAGCTGCAACGCCTGCACCTGGGCTACTTCGACAAGAACCCGGTAGGTCGCCTGATGACCCGGGTGACCTCGGACGTGGATGCCATCAACCAGTTCATCACCGGAGGGTTGGTAGGCCTCATCGCTGACGTGTTCTTGATCCTGGGGCTGGTCATCTTCATGCTGCTGCTCAACGGGAAGCTGGCCCTGGTGGTGCTGGTGATGATGCCGATCTTTCTAGGGGTGACCACCTGGATTCGCAACGGGATGCGCGAGTCCTACCGCACTATGCGGCTGCGGCTGGCCAAGGTCAACGCCTCGTTGCAAGAGAACCTGGCGGGGGTCCAGACCACCCAGCTATTTAGCCGCGAAGCCGAAAACGAGGCCCGCTTCAACCGGCTCTCCCTCGACCTGCGGGCGGCTTGGGTGCAGATCGTGGGATGGTTTGCCCTCTTTTTTCCCATCGTGGGCTTTTTGGGCGATTTCACGGTGGCCTCGGTGGTGTGGTTTGGCGGGGCTCAGGTGGCGCAGGGGGCCTTGACGCTAGGGCTGCTGGTGGCCTTTACCGATTACGTGCGGCAGCTCTTCCAGCCGTTGCAAGACCTCTCGGACAAGTTCAACATCTTCCAGGCGGCGATGGCCTCTGCCGAGCGCATCTTCGGGCTTTTGGACACCCCCGAGGAGGTTGCGGACAAACCTGACGCCAAGCCCGTCCAGCGCTTCCGGGGTGCGATCGCTTTCGAGGACGTGTGGTTTGCTTACGCCAAGCGGGAAGGGGCTACGGCGGAGGAGTGGGATTGGGTGCTGCGCGGGGTCTCCTTCACAATCCAGCCAGGAGAAAAGATCGCCCTGGTAGGGGCCACGGGGGCGGGAAAGACCAGCGTGATCAGCCTGGTGGCCCGCTTTTACGATGTGCAGAAGGGGCGGGTGAGCATCGATGGGACCGACGTGCGCGACTACCGCCAGCAGGATTTGCGGCGCTCCATAGGGATCGTGCTGCAAGACCCCTTCCTCTTTAGCGGAAGCATCGAGGCCAACCTGCGGCTAGGCGAGGAAAGCATCCCCCTCGAGCGCATCCGGGAGGTTGCCCGCTTTGTCGGGGCGGACGAGTTCATCTCGTCCCTACCCCAGGGGTACCAGACGCTGCTGCACGAGCGGGGAGGAGGGCTTTCGACCGGGCAGAAGCAACTCTTGGCCCTCACCCGGGCCATCCTCCACAACCCCGACATCCTGCTCATCCTCGACGAGGCCACCGCCAACGTGGACTCCGAGACCGAGGCCAAGATCCAAGAAGCCCTCTGGCGGGTAATGGAGGGGCGCACCAGCATCATCATCGCCCACCGCCTCTCCACCATCCGGCATGTAGACCGCATCTTGGTGTTCCGCAAGGGCAAGCTGGTGGAGGAGGGTTCGCACGAGGAGCTGCTCGCTAGAGGAGGGTACTACGCCAGGCTCTACGAGTTGCAGTATGCCCAGGGATAATAAGGTCATGCCTGAGCCTCGTCTCTTTCCTGCCAAGATCGGCATCCTCACCGTCTCTGATCGGGCCAGCCGTGGAGAGTACCCGGACCAGAGCGGTCCGGCCATCCGGGAGTACCTCACCGAGGTGCTCACCACCCCCTTTGAGGTGGACTACCGGGTCATCCCCGATGAGCAGCCCCTCATCGAGCGGGCCCTGATCGAGATGGAAGAGGGGGGCTGTGGGCTGATCCTCACCACCGGTGGGACCGGCCCCGCGCCCCGGGACGTGACCCCCGAGGCCACCCAGAGGGTGTGTACCCGGATGATGCCGGGCTTCGGCGAGCTGATGCGCAAGGTATCGCTCGAGCAGACCCCCACCGCCATCCTCTCCCGCCAGACCGCGGGGATTCGCAACGCCTGCCTGATCGTGAACCTGCCGGGCAAGCCCCGCTCGATCCGGCTCTGCCTGGAGGCGGTGTTTCCGGCCATCCCTTACTGTCTCGATCTTATTGGAGGGCCGTACCTCGAGGGGGATCCGGGTAAGATCCAAGTGTTTCGGCCCACCGGTTAGGGGTGCATATGACCTATGCGAAAGCCCTCGAGTGGCTCTACGGCCAGACCCGTTCGGGAGCGCCGCGCGGCACCCGGCGGGTGGGGGAGGTCCTCGAGCGCCTAGGCCACCCCGAGCGGCGCTTTCCTGCTGTCCACGTCCTGGGTACCAATGGCAAAGGCAGCGTGGTGGCTTACCTGGAGGCCGCCTTCCGCGCTGCCGGGATACGCTACGGGGCGACCACCAGCCCGCATCTGGTGGATTTCCGTGAGCGTATCCGTACTCACCAGGGCCTGATCCCCGAGGAGCAGGTGACCCGGTTCGTGGAGTGGGCCAGGGAGCAGAACTTCATCGAGCATCCGGCCTTCTTCGATCTGGCTACGGCTCTGGCGTTCGAGCATTTCGCCAAGGTAGGGGTCGAGATGGCCGCTGTGGAGGCGGGGGTAGGGGGGGTGCTGGACGCCACCAACATCCTCTCCGAGGTGCGGCTCACCGTGCTGACCAACGTGGGGGAGGACCACCTCGAGACCTTGGGGGGTTCGCTCGAGGCGGTAGCCCGGGACAAAGCCGGGGCCTTCCGTCCGGGGGTGCCGGTGATCACCGCGGCGGAGGGGATCGGTCTGGCGGTGGCCCGCGAGGTGGCGCAGTCGCGGCGGGCCCCGCTTTATGTGCTCGAGCCCGAAGATGCCCTCTTCGAACTGCCGGTGCCCCCGGCGTTGCGGGGGGAGGTACAGCGGCAGAACGCGCGGCTGGCCGCTGCGGCCTTGCGGCTTTTGGGTTTCCCTGAGCCGGCCATCGTGGAAGGGCTACGGGGGGCGGTCCACCCTGGGCGGATGCAGGAACTCGAACAGCAGGGGGTGCGGGTGATCCTCGACGGGGCGCACAACCCCCCGGCAGCCCGAGCACTCGCCGAGGAGTTCTCCGGCTATCACCTGGTCTACGGGGCTTTTCCCCGCAAGGACTATGCGGCCATGCTGAAGTT is from Meiothermus sp. Pnk-1 and encodes:
- a CDS encoding ABC transporter ATP-binding protein; the encoded protein is MRTDQSVLASLYELTPYLRRYAWPYIGGIIAGVLSVVMGAISPYFLRHAVDAIRLEQDYRPWVLAMVGVALLSGVFSWANRQLLVVASRYIEHDLRMDLFRKALSLDAYFYGKNRIGDLVNKFNTDLGAVREMLGGGINMGSRLFMFVVFAVVSMYLVNVRLALALSLVFPAIFLIMRYVLRLIDRRYRESQEVFDRISTKAQENFSGIRVVKGFALEQRELEAFQKLNREYIEKSLALTRVEGPMRALMGLLIGIATLIVLGMGGGMVIRGELTAGQFVQFNAYVMMLAWPIIGLGYTIGIFQRGATSQRRLKQLWDEQPRIKEAGEGRRQAPSSLSGEVRFEGVSLELGGRKVLDEITLTIPEGTTLGITGRTGSGKTLLVSLIPRLLDPTQGRVLLGGYDVKELPLATLRQAVGMVPQEPFLFSDTLAENIAFGLAEVDRARVEWAAKLAGVHEDIVGFPQGYETSLGERGVTLSGGQRQRTALARALARRPKVLILDDAMSAVDTETESRILSGLKTVLGQQTTLLIAHRTSTLRYADWIVVLEGGRIVEEGTHEMLLEQGGLYAELDRIQRLQAEVE
- a CDS encoding folylpolyglutamate synthase/dihydrofolate synthase family protein, whose product is MTYAKALEWLYGQTRSGAPRGTRRVGEVLERLGHPERRFPAVHVLGTNGKGSVVAYLEAAFRAAGIRYGATTSPHLVDFRERIRTHQGLIPEEQVTRFVEWAREQNFIEHPAFFDLATALAFEHFAKVGVEMAAVEAGVGGVLDATNILSEVRLTVLTNVGEDHLETLGGSLEAVARDKAGAFRPGVPVITAAEGIGLAVAREVAQSRRAPLYVLEPEDALFELPVPPALRGEVQRQNARLAAAALRLLGFPEPAIVEGLRGAVHPGRMQELEQQGVRVILDGAHNPPAARALAEEFSGYHLVYGAFPRKDYAAMLKFLLPKARSVRYTRAGVGALQAVQLSLVHPAPYFEEPLEALEDALRFARQDGEPVLVTGSLYLVGEMLKASAG
- a CDS encoding ABC transporter ATP-binding protein, which codes for MHEEEAFRKSFDAKLARRILVYVRPYWKQVAWALFALVISTLTAASTPLFLKYAIDNAIVPREALEAVQRYRVLLVVAGLFLLVRAVDFIANYAQTYLIGWVGQHVLYDLRSEIFAKLQRLHLGYFDKNPVGRLMTRVTSDVDAINQFITGGLVGLIADVFLILGLVIFMLLLNGKLALVVLVMMPIFLGVTTWIRNGMRESYRTMRLRLAKVNASLQENLAGVQTTQLFSREAENEARFNRLSLDLRAAWVQIVGWFALFFPIVGFLGDFTVASVVWFGGAQVAQGALTLGLLVAFTDYVRQLFQPLQDLSDKFNIFQAAMASAERIFGLLDTPEEVADKPDAKPVQRFRGAIAFEDVWFAYAKREGATAEEWDWVLRGVSFTIQPGEKIALVGATGAGKTSVISLVARFYDVQKGRVSIDGTDVRDYRQQDLRRSIGIVLQDPFLFSGSIEANLRLGEESIPLERIREVARFVGADEFISSLPQGYQTLLHERGGGLSTGQKQLLALTRAILHNPDILLILDEATANVDSETEAKIQEALWRVMEGRTSIIIAHRLSTIRHVDRILVFRKGKLVEEGSHEELLARGGYYARLYELQYAQG
- the mog gene encoding molybdopterin adenylyltransferase, which translates into the protein MPEPRLFPAKIGILTVSDRASRGEYPDQSGPAIREYLTEVLTTPFEVDYRVIPDEQPLIERALIEMEEGGCGLILTTGGTGPAPRDVTPEATQRVCTRMMPGFGELMRKVSLEQTPTAILSRQTAGIRNACLIVNLPGKPRSIRLCLEAVFPAIPYCLDLIGGPYLEGDPGKIQVFRPTG